The segment GTATGACCGGGGCTGAGAAATTTTGGCAAAGTTGGAATCCGTAAACGGCATCCAGTATTTCCTCGCCCTGCGCATACTCAGGACTGTGGCAGAGGATAGAATGCTCCCATCGACCCTTAAAGGTGCTCAACCAAGTGGCCAAATTGCAGATTCGTTTGGTACATTCCCAAAGGTTGCTCGACAGCCCGATTGCGGTTAGGGACTTCCACATATCCATGGTTTGGGTATCGAGGTTGGTCAGTTTGTTGTTATCCAGCAGCAAGATCTTGAGGCTGGGCAAAGTCTCAAACACGTCGGGGGTGAGTACACGTATCTCGTTCCCAGTGAGATCCAGTTTCTCCAGAGTTGTCCATTTCCATTCCATGGTGCATGTTAAATTGTTGATCTTGTTCCACTGCAGATAAAGGAACTGGAGGGCAACCAGACGAGGGAAGTGTGCCAAGTTAATCTTGGTCAAGTGATTGTGTTCCAAATGGAGCTCCCGGAGCTTAATTAACCCGGCAAAGCCGTTCCGGGCCAGGCTACGGAGCCGGTTGTTGCTCAGGCCAAGATATTCCAGGCTCCGGCAGTCCCAGAAGGCCCGCACGGGTGTCGTGCGCAGGGAGTTTGACCGCAGGTGAAGGATCTGGAGTTTCCGGAGCCCGTGAAAGAGCTCAGGCTCCAGAGCCGTCATCTGGTTGAAGGAGAGATCTAAGATCTGCAGGTTGATGAGGTGGATGAAGGTTGTGTTTGGCAGCTTGGTGATGCGGTTTGAGCTCAGGTTAAGGTCCTTGAGCTTGTACAGCCCCTGGAAGGCATCCTCATGCACGGTGGTTATTTGGTTGTGGTCCAGATGAAGCCAAGTGAGCTGGGTGAAGCCAAAGAACTGGTCTGAGCTGAGCTCGCTGATGCTGTTGTGTCTGAGCGAAAGTCCAAGGGCCCCTTTATCCACACCGTCTGGGGGCGCCAGGAGCCCCTGCGTGTCGCAGTAAAACTGCAGGTCTTCACATCGGCATTTCTGGGGGCAGGTTGTGCATGACACAGGAGGGAGGCACAGTAGCATGCTGATCACACAAAGTGCCGCTGGTGCTTGTCCCACCAATGGCCACCTTGAATGGAAACCTGGGTGGGTTTAAAGATAAGAAAATAAACCGGGGGGAGGGAAATCTAATCTCTGCagtacacaattttttttcttttcccacTATCATGCACACTCTCTCTGTATTTGTCAACATTCAAAGCAATCTGCTTGTTGATCCTAGaattttaagaacatttataATGAATGTTCAATGAAATGCACTGATAGTTATGCTGAAGTCATTGATTTATCCATATGTTTGAACTGCAGTATTgcaatattaacattttatttgctggtcctttagttttttttttgtttgtttgttttttttccccttcctcTCTCCATTCCTTAGGAtgtgttttatcttttttttttttttttttttcaaccgaGCATgccttcattttcattttaattgtatttatttatttatttatttaatctgcAGTAATTTAAGTGGCTTGTAAGGCTTTTTCCCCTCTGCTGGAAACCacttaataaatattacaaGCACATGAAAGGAAAGCAGCATTTTAAGTATATAGATGTTTCTAGAGACCCTGACAGCCACTGTCCCCCCTCCTATTCACTACATTGCTTATTCAGGTCCAGACTCTGTGAATAAAAGGGCTAACTTACCCATTCTTTTGTGTACATCGGAGGCTGCATTCAACTGTCTTTTTCCGCAGACTTTTGGAGCAGCCAGATGGAAGAGAAATCCAAAGGGAAAAAAGCCTTTTGGGTAAATACAAAAGGAATCAAGCTCTTCAGAAATAAAGAAGTGCTGAGCCCCCCCAGTTGAACCGAATTCAGGAATTCCATGTCCTGGGATgctgttttctctttttttgggGTCTGTCCTTTTTTCAGTCCTGCTATTCAATTCCCAGATTAAGAAAAGATAAGCATTATTTGCCTTCCAAGAATCCTTAAATTTGAAGTTGATGATTTGCATCCAAAGCAGCACCGCTGAGCAGATCCCTCCGTTCCTTAGCTGCCTCTTTCCTTTTCCACCGCAATGATGTCAGCTCAATTGGTTAATTGAAGATCACGCATTCCTCTTTCAGTACTCAAGGTCCTTCATCCCTAACTTGTTGATGGCAGGCAGAGGCTGCGCTTGCGATGCCAGTTCCGTGTGGCTCTGCTGTGTTGTGTGGAGTTCTCGGCACCGAGGAAAGGAGGATGCAGTGAGGGGAAAAGCAGAGGAGAGGAGCTGAGATGTTATTCTGTGCTTTTGTTGCAGCCACTCACTGCTACAGAGTGGTGGCAGGCTGGCGTCGATCATCAGTgcagtttctctctctccctctccctctctctcatgCGTGCTTCGGTTCGCTCCCTGGCTCGCTCACTTTCCGCCTTGCACACTTGCACAGTGCTTTGGCGTTTGATTCAACGCACCCTCCCCCTCCCTTACTTTTTTCCCTCTGGTTCGTCACAGTCAGAATATTGATAACTGCAACGTGTTGCGGCAGTTCACAGCCGAAATGAACAATTACATTAAATCTCTTCGTCTCTTTCCTGTCTGGCAAGGTTGtatattttgtgtgtttatgtatgtatatgtgtgttatAGTGCTGTTGCTTTTGAGGTGGTGGGGGGGAGGGTATTACCTTTTTGTAGCTGTAAAGTAAAACACAAGCgattttcaaattattttgttttgggtttttaCTTCAATTAAGTGTTGATGAATGAATTTATGTTATAATTAAGTTGGCACAGGAAGCGGATACTTAATTTGATATACAATGACTTGCAATCAGATTGGCCCTTCCCTTCTCTCCCTTTTGCTCGTTCAGGTTTTCTACACAAAACGCGTCACAACCAACCGACGTCACAGAGACCTTTTATACTCCTGTCGATCTGCAGTGGTGGGGACAGAATCTGAATGCTGGACTTAATAGAGCACTGCATAGCCCCGCAGGAAATTTCACTAAACATAAGATTGCACAACTTAGCTGTTGTCTGCATTTTTCTCAGCTCCTCTGTCATTTGGCTGATATTTCTTCCTGTGGGTTTACTGAACTTAATGTAATGGAAATCAAACTGTTTGATGACAGCCTATCGAGTTTACTAGCTAAATGTGAATGACAATGGAAATGGATCTGGACATTTTTATTCCAGAttaacacacacatttatatttaatattttatcatttgtgtgtgtgtgtgtagtaaatgcatttaaagtaataaatgcttataatgtgcatttgaaaaagcaacatgcGTAATGAGTAATGAGAAGCTTTCATAAACCTGTCCAAAAAAAGATGACATTTAATAacgtttttactccaaactcacttcataacgtcagtcgagtgtttgaaataacttcCTTTTGTGAGCTGATGTGGCTTCATAATAGAATGAGGCAgacaatatattattttatagtattttatatgttctatacagtgataaaggctatgtcggttagcattgcattataaatatacttcattattatgaaaatagccGAGAAGGCTCGAAGAACTCAAATACACCATTTATTGCGGCAATCATTTTATtctgatagatagatactcAACTGTTGTTTGCTGACAAACTCAAAAACAGTGCAAAGACATTTCTAAACATGTCCCTTTACCCTTTTAAAATGATGCTGCTACAGCCATCAATGCACTGCTTTTGTAACACATTTTCCGCTTTCAATAAATTTCAAGACAATTATTTCTGGATGTCAAGTCTCCTGCTGTGAAAAATAATTCCTGTTATGCGTAATTGTTGGTCTGTTGTAGTTGGGAGTTTTTGCATTACAttttgcatacattttttttctttccccttCAAATATCTCACGGTATAAGTGTTGTATTCAGGACCTCATGTCAAGCTgaaaaatttaacttttttttatactaCATGCTGTATTCTAGATGCCATCGGTATCGAGTGAACATGGGTCTGAACCAGCCTATTTATACAAAGCTTTCTTCATTCAAATAAGCCACTGGCTAGTTAATTTTGCAAGTGTGTAGTTTGGAACATCaccagttatttatttattttttgtccttAGCTAAAATAGTTTCCGTGCTATTGTACCTACTGTGCTTAATTTGAACATctgtgtttctttttttgcGGTGGTCACTTTCTAAAATGacctgacctttttttttttttttttttttttttttgcggatgatttatttgtttgtcatttttctcCATAGGTCATATTACttttttacaaatacttttCTCGCTGGTGTGTAATCTGCCCTTAAGGGATGTCTCTGCTGAGGAGgactgttttaaaatattttttttccttctacCAATTTGTTGGGAGATTTGTTCATGCTGCAAGCACGTCTCTAACTGACCATCTTTAACTATGTGTGAAAACACCACATAAACTAGTGTGAGGAATCAAATGACTGCCCAATTAAGTGGTGCTGCTCGAAGCCAAATCAATATTGAGCGATCCAAGTCATTTCACCCTTTGGGAAAACATGTGATCAAATAGCTAATATCCGTCAAGTTTTCTTAGTTATGCTGTGGATGAATGTACCATCCACACTAATGTAGGAAATTTTTGTTCAATTCAATGAGCAACTCACCTGAAGGTTAGAGATTTAGAATTGACAGTCGCTCACCATTAGTCTACATTGTTCTGAAGTGCTTTCATCCGACTGGCACAAAATCAGGAGGGGATTAAGGCCGATGGCGCTCACTTGCCTCGTACTCTGCACCACACAGTGAGGTGAGGGTAGATGGGTGCTGAACTGCCAGTGACACTGCCATATTTCATTGACTGTCACGCTTTTGCTGCTTGTGCCCCTGTGACGGCCTTCCCCCAGGCTTTTCCCTGTGCTAGAGATTTACCTACCCGCTGCACATGAGCAATTTGTCTGGGGCATGTGAGTGAGATCCACTCTCCCACACTAGCCAACTTGACTGGGAGCACTGGAGAAGAGAACGCCTTTTAAAGTGTGGAAATTGCTCAGATTTATCTCCGACATCAACTATTGCCTATCATTGTGTTGGCTAACATGTGAACTCTACTTGACCAGGTTTACTCCTGCTTACCTTCTGCTGAACTTTGTGTATTGTTAAAAGCTGTCTGTCCCATCTCATTATGGGTTTTATTTGAAGATGTAAGTGCCTTGCTTACATTTTAATCCTTGAAGGTTGGGGCTGGAAGAATCGGACACCAGTTCAAAAGCATGTGTCGCATTTTAACTAATCTTTAAGTGTGCCTTCCCCAacatcccttttttttttttgtacttgcACTGCAGGAGAGCTATTTGTGTCATGAATTATTTCACGGACTACTTAAGCCCAGCTCAAGAAAGTGACAGACAAAAACTCTGAATTTTTGAGATGAAAAATGTATCGGTGAAAGAATGTGGGCGGGTGCCTCCTGACAGTACCACAAGTCACGTTAGTCATACGAAACAATCGCCAAAGTGGGGTAAAGGAACCAAAATCCTTTCAAAGTTTTCaagaattaaatgaaatgtttgCCACAGGGGGTTATAACCATTCAAATGACTCAtgctgttttactttttttcttcctcTGGAAAATGCATCTTATCCATCATATCTTATAAGTTTGTCTTGTCCTTTCAGATCTCAGCTCTAACTCCCACctatcatttttctttttctgagcAAGCCTGACTATAACAAGTTTAAATGAGGCTAAGTATATTTTCCCCTTGTATGTTTTTATCACAGGCTGGACATAAAGAGAAGAGTGATGCCCTCAACATGGCCATCGACAGGATGACTAAGAAGACCCGTGACCTGCGCAGACAGGTCTGTTCACCATGAAGCAGTGCTcataaacacatttattatgattataagtgtcaacaaatatattttacgtCTTTCTCCATAATGTATCATGACGGTCCCTCTTTAGATGCATGTTGTTTACATTgcatattaaaaatgaatacacCAAACCCAGGTGCTCTGAGCTAAGCTAAGGATTTGTGTGTTTGCGTATTTATAATTTCAGCTGCGAAAGGCTGTGATGGACCACGTGTCAGACTCTTTTCTGGAGACCAATGTTCCACTCCTGGTATTGATCGAGGCTGCCAAGAATGGTAATGAAAAGGAGGTGAAGGAATATGCCCAAGTTTTCCGTGAGCACGCCAACAAACTGATTGAGGTAGGCACCTGTTTTCTGCTCTATAAAGTGCCAATTACTGTCCCTCGTCTATGGCGGTTTTTAAATTCTGGAattgattcaaaacaaatgatggAACATTATTTGCACTCATCCAGACTAGCTATTCTTTTGTTCAACATGGCATCTCGAAGAGAGCACACATGAACCACAATTGTAGGTCTGTTGTCTTTGGTTAAGACATTTGTTTgacattttagtatttttttttttttttttttatcactcaGATAAGCTTTTGAGGGACTCATCATGGCCTAATTAGAAGAGGCGTTTATGTTGAAATGCACAGCCCAGTCAAGACCCAAAGTTGAATTTGTGCGCTCAGTGCCAAAAATTTGGGTATCTGACTTGCTATTGTAGTAGTTGTAACTTGCATGAAACtaagtgtgaaatgttttgccAGACTAGATTAAAATTGGAGATGAGCCAGAATAGACAGCCCAACCGATTAGGCTGGTCGACCACTGAGTTTatctgaattattattattttttttttagcttttatatTTTAGGATGCTGTGCTTGAAAGGGTATGATTTAAGAGACTCTTCTTCTCTGAGAGGGTTTTAGTATGCTGACAGCAGGCTTGAACGTGCTGCAGAGAAGTTGCATCTCTAAAATCATCCCCATCAAAGCATCgcttttgtaacaaatttgccgCCTTCAACAGATTTCAAGACAATTACTGTCAGACTTCAAATCGCTTGCTGTGAGCAACATTCCCATTATTATGTATAATCTGTAGATCTTGTGAGGACTATGATAGTTTTGTGCAATAgaagtttttaaatatttagccTTATTTGTTAGATCATTAGATATTTGTAGGATGTCTGTCAGTTACCCTATTGACAGGCTGTGCCTTTCAACGTGAGTCTAAAATGCCCTAATTATACCAGATACTAGGTACGCTCAGCGCGCGATTCGATATGTATCGTGATACTGGGTTCATGATACGATATGTATCAcagtattttgaaaaaaatttaaaaaatgaaattgaaattcaaataagttttatttcaaaaatattaacaatttcCGATAATGTTGTTGTACATACAACTTAAGAATTTACGAATTTCAAGATTTAATTGAACCTTCTGTATGTAAATTAACAATTGACAACACTgtaagggggggggggggtcatgTTTCTGATCctgaaaatacagaattatacatatacagtagtcaacatttgaagtggatcaaaaaagttcatcaaagttgtcctaagaagaagtttttaagacaactttgatgaaaggttttgatccacttcaaatgttgactactgtaaaTAATGTAAGACTACTGTAAATAACTACTGTAGATAATGACTACTGTAAATAATGTAAGCCCTATTTTACTGGTAAAATAAGACATTTGGCCTCATCAGGACCCACATACTGTATATTGccccattgcattattatacattatattcaacaatGAATGTAGTAGCTTAATGTAGTACTGTTACTGAAACTCTgtaaactttaatttttttttctaatgcagtacggtaacactttacaataaggttcatttgttaacattagttaatgaattaactaacatgaactatccatgagtaatacatttgttaatgtatttgttaatctttaacattagttaataaaaatacagcagttcattgtttgttcatgttagttcaagGTCTTACTGGTTTTGGAATgatgtgagggtgagtaattaatgacaaaaattaaatttttgggtgaactaaccttttaatgcATGAGAATTCTGTGTAGTGAATGTAATGCAGCGCTTCAGTATTTACGTCCGAATgctggctcattattggccgacgctgtaccAGTGGCGTAGCCACGGGGGGGGCCTGAGGGGGCCTAGGCCCCCTCATTAACATGCAGGCCCCCCCAGATTTCTGAGcgattttttattctttatgtTGATTTGTTACACTGATGCATATGCTGCGCGATAAAATGCAATAGCTGTTTTTAGACTTattggtttgattttttttttttttttttttttttttccccacgtGTTGCGTGTAGCCTCTGCTGTTATTATCTTTGCGCGTGAGAGTTTGTTATTATGCGGTGAGTGACAATGTGAAGCGGTACCCGAGGCTTCCCGTTTCCAGGACGCGCATCTCAATGCAGTGAAATCCGGTGGGTGCTCGGGCTCCTAACTCTCCAttaattttaaccaataaaaagtcGTTAGAGAATCAAGAACCTCTGACTGCAGCGCACACAGCTTTCTTCTCGTCATTATAGTTAATTTGAGGCAGTTTCCGTGGCGTTATttgctctcgctcagatatatatatttcccctcttctggtctatgtatccctgcctctgctgaattatttttatccctggtggggataaaaaaaaattccctcCCGGGTGtcgctactccacaaaccaccaacagatcatataaaataccaaaaataaaaatcgtttttttaaaacatcgcagtaaaacgctgcgtttatatagaactgtctctttacgacaCAACAAACGGgtcacttttcagacgcgcattccgacttcgcctcagcgccaggcgcaagtcaaacgagcgcggaaaaggtgcagatgacgacgagggagcttcagttgaacaacagtgaactgcggtcagatgagatgttgtcaggctatgtcggtaaaactcagaaaaataacacaaatgtccaatcagccgttatactgtgctcgtggcgcgcactcaagaattgcttgcgcaaatgcgccggcgcgtgctgcataattactttattatagcttaaataaagcgcaatagaaactacgagcaatgaccgtcgtttgaaaatgaaattgccaaacatgcgattaaagctgcctcaaaactgtgcatgcatgtatttgttgacatggttttaaagctattgttatccaatttgttggtcttaacgtcttaaaaatgcacatatgtacaccaaggaaatctaaattttctcgggggagcatgcccccgtaccccctagcaaactacattttatgacCTCTGTAATTATGAAACTCTGCGTACATGTTCTATAAATTGTCTAATGAAATAtgaggtaaacgtgtatttctacaaatgtgcgcactttgaGAGTAAAAGTTTGTATGTAGTATGCACtgtaatcaaaaataaatgggaccaaacgcgattgaatgtaaaggtttgtgtctcgttattctattaataactaccgatttgattttgcatttctatcagaaattaacaATTATTAGAGTCATAGTAGCCATTAttagtgacacacacacacacacacacacacacacacacacacatatatatatatatatatatatatatatatatatatatatatatatatatatatatatatatatatatatatatatatatatatatatatatatatatatatatatatatatatatatatatatatatatatatatatatatatatatatatatatatatatatatatatatatatatatatatatatatatatatatatatatatatatatatatatatagctgccCCCTCATTTTTAGATGggcccccccaaaaataaaattctggctACGCCACTGCGCTGTACATGCGAGCACCACGACACaggcgtgtgatgctgacgcaggagctggccaataatgagtcgccaTTCTGACATAAACGCGGAAGCACTGCACTGCATTCACCACGTCAGCTGCATAGGAGACTGAAAggggagagaagaaattgttgaataaagtcgttatttttgttgtctttttgcgcacaaaaagtattcttgtcccttcataacattaagtttgaaccactgtagtcacgtgacCTATATATTAGGGATGTCAATTAACACATTCCAATGATCGAACGTCAATTAAACTAACGATCAATTAATCGTTAGCCTTAATACTGCAAAATGTCTACTGCAGTGGCATATAGTCAACAGCATGTCAATGCCATGTTCCTCACCAAATGAATGAGAAGTGTGTTAATCTAAATATAGGGCTAGTaggattgtaaaatgatttgaTGTGATTGATCactattttaataatcaaatataacGACTAAAATTACGTGTCACAAACTCCATCTCAGATGTGTGTTTGTCAGAATGTGTACTCCTGTTGTGAACGTGCTCTTCCTGGAACAATGCGCTGAAAATGGCAACTAAACCCAATGAATTTGCAACGATTTATTAAAATAGTGctataatgttatgtaatatgtcccattcataattattattagttgtgcattgctgtttgagctgcacgCACTGTATGAACTCCGGTAAACTGGACTGGAGCACTTTTCAAGCGCGTGAGTTAACTCAAAGATATGTGTCCTATATGAGATTAATCagatatatacaaaataaacaaattgcaaatTATATCTGCACAAAATGACGCAAATATACAAGTGAACTTGAACTTACGTGTTATTCAGAATGTCATGTTGTGGACGTGCTCTTCCTGGAGCAACGCGATGAAACAACTAAACGGCAACTAAacccaaataattcacaatgTTTATTATAGTATTGCTCTCTTTATAATGTTAATCCCAATCATAGTTATTGTtagttgtgcattgctgtttgagctgctaAGCTGAAGATGATCGCCGGCACACTTTACTACAGTGTTAATTCTTAATCAGATGCATCCAATATGAAATAAATCAGATATAGTTAAGCctacacaaaataaacacaatattacAACTTACATTTGCACAAAACAAAAGGCTGTGAATGCACACGCAAACTTATAGTCATGATGGTGTAACTCTAGCTGTAAAAGGTTTCAAACATAACTCCGGTACGCTCGCTTCATTTTCCCTCGTGTCTGCTTTACATGTTTTGCGGTTGAGCAGCACACACGCATATGAACCTGCTTAATCATCGTTTGTCGATCGAAGTTTTATcgattaaatgcatttaaatgtattatcgACAATTAATCGATCTAAATGGCTAACTTAGAGGGCCTTATGCCACCCACGAACTAAGAAGAAATGGAAACTGTCACTTCTGCAAGTAGTTAGTATATGCTTGAAGAAGATAAAAACTTTCCATTCTGTTTTCAACATGCAAGCTGGTGTAAAAACAGAATAAATTTTAATCTGTCGCATTCCTGCATG is part of the Megalobrama amblycephala isolate DHTTF-2021 linkage group LG23, ASM1881202v1, whole genome shotgun sequence genome and harbors:
- the lrrtm2 gene encoding leucine-rich repeat transmembrane neuronal protein 2, producing the protein MGFHSRWPLVGQAPAALCVISMLLCLPPVSCTTCPQKCRCEDLQFYCDTQGLLAPPDGVDKGALGLSLRHNSISELSSDQFFGFTQLTWLHLDHNQITTVHEDAFQGLYKLKDLNLSSNRITKLPNTTFIHLINLQILDLSFNQMTALEPELFHGLRKLQILHLRSNSLRTTPVRAFWDCRSLEYLGLSNNRLRSLARNGFAGLIKLRELHLEHNHLTKINLAHFPRLVALQFLYLQWNKINNLTCTMEWKWTTLEKLDLTGNEIRVLTPDVFETLPSLKILLLDNNKLTNLDTQTMDMWKSLTAIGLSSNLWECTKRICNLATWLSTFKGRWEHSILCHSPEYAQGEEILDAVYGFQLCQNFSAPVILTSTSTDAMLPEITSSLFGNMQTPTQDFYAEDFGSFTIVTTTTTTTQPPRTALATTMTVEGADVTEDYSAMDNTVLTQRVIIGTMALLFSFFLIIFVVYISRKCCPPTLRRIRHCSAIQNRRQMRTQQRQPMADLATQVPYNEYDPSHEEGALVIINGYGQCKCQQLPYKECEV